The Ascaphus truei isolate aAscTru1 chromosome 14, aAscTru1.hap1, whole genome shotgun sequence genome segment cagggactcagagcatacagccactcccctccatacatagggcacatcaccattggatgagggaaagcctccataactactgctggcatacatgtacctaccaggacttactgccaacagagaggaaagcaatataccattattatgcatggctatatgtgttcggggggcgtaggtgtccagtatttttggacaagccacctggcatcCCTACTCCcaagtgtgacgaaacgcgtaagggctACAGGACTACGCCATTACGTCATCTCGCAGGCGCGATCTGGCCGGATCGTGCTCGGAGCATCTGTGAGGCCGCGACATTGAAATCTGTCTGCAGCAGGACTttctgttcctgtttgctgtttaaGTGCCCAGCTGATCGCTCGTCTGCACTCGCGCTGTGAGACCACGCGCGGGGATTGTGACTCCTGATTGGAACGGCTGGCGGTGATATATATCCACAAACACTGTTTTTAgtcttacccttgtgagtgaacttgtccccctctcccccccccccccccctccccctctattattaaatgttatttttaacgCCCTGGGGCGTGcgctctattctctctcccttctcaagtAAATCCTTTGGATTTGGTTCAGCCTCCTGAAAGCCGCCGTAACCACGTCTACCTGAAGCATTTTCCGCACCATCAAGAAACGAGAAATCATGAGCACAATATGATGTCAAtatcactttatatatatattcattctatTTAGATTACACTACATTATTGGTGCTACTACATATATTTTGCTCATATACATATGAgcattatattactatatatatatatatatatatatatatatatatatatacacacacacacacacacacacacacacacacacacacacacacacacacacacacacacacacacacacacacacacacacacacacacacacacacacacacacacacacacacacacacacacacacacacacacacacacacccacccggtgtgtgtgtgtgtgtatgtatatatatatatatatatatatatatatatatatatgtatgtatgtatgtatgtatgtatgtatgtatgtatgtatgtatgtatatatatatatatatatatatatatatatatatatatatacactataataaaataataaaatgagaTTTTGGCATATTAGAAATATAATATTTTGTGGTATACAAAATTGGACAAAATGTTAATTATAAATtatctgtaataataataaagttagaTATGATCATCTAAAAAATATATCATTATTcggagaatttaaaaaaaaaaaaaacgtggcccgtacggggatcgaacccgcgaccttggcgttattagcaccacgctctaaccaaCTGAGCTAACCGGCCAACTGCGATCTCACATTGTGCAAGAGACCATATGAAGGAACCAACCACCTGATGTGAGTATTCTGATTGGCCTTCCGTCCATATTGTGTACATGAGTGTTGCAGTGTTATTTACTGTTGGTTCTTGAAACTGCAAGCTACTTCCCCACACCGAGGCTTGACCCGCAAGCTTCCTTCCTATTAAACCAACATCGTCTTCCGTAAACAACGACATTgcaacacacacactacatttcATTGGTTGCCGCTCTCCGGCCGGACCCTATAAATAGCAGGCGCACAGATGTTGCGGGAGCGGAGTGATGTGGGGTTCCGGGGTgtttgtgctgctgctcggcTGCCTCTGCTGCCTCTGCCTGTCTGGGCCCCTCCTGGGGAAGCTGGGGCTATTGCCGGGCGGGTGGAGTCCCGCGAATCTGGCAAGCGCACCGGTGCAAGAGATCCTGCGGTTCTGTGAGGAGCAGTATAACCGGGGGAGCAACGACGCCATGGTATACAGGATGGTGCTGGCCGTGGTCGCTcagcaggtatatatatatatatatatatatatatgtgcttgtgtgtatgtgtgtgtattatatccCTATATACATATTCATATCCCTGTGTGTATCGAGAGAGATCTCTACATCACTTTGTACACGCTAgccctgtgtgtatatacatttcTCTATGTATATCATGCACACACCAGCACA includes the following:
- the LOC142465613 gene encoding cystatin-2-like; its protein translation is MWGSGVFVLLLGCLCCLCLSGPLLGKLGLLPGGWSPANLASAPVQEILRFCEEQYNRGSNDAMVYRMVLAVVAQQVVAGINYNVTMILGNTNCRKSQNLATGNCALQTGQELRAERCVFIVYSVPWNSVTTLQSQQCNPY